From one Phaeobacter sp. G2 genomic stretch:
- a CDS encoding SAVED domain-containing protein, giving the protein MSSSNIPAKIQTQLWALAAGRCEFSGCNKLLVGDLIAGKEDGKFGFIAHIVADSENGPRGDKVRSPLLARDISNLMLMCPVHHKEIDVDHVDDYPEETLVAMKREHEERIETVTDMDSDRAAHVLRFAATIGQMDSLVSTKAIFAAMPPDRHPAERRTIDIELNSEIKDDEPGFWGMQSAHLHRQFQRKVKERIEQKEILQLSVFALAPQPLLIELGTLLGDIMPVCVHQKYREPSTWKWQLHQPSINFKIGEYSGPKDVPVALKLALSATVDDQRIRSVLGDNAAIWSITAEDPHNDIMRRQDDLAIYKTHLRRLFDRIKAHHGEDATINVFPVLPASAAVETGRSRMPKADLPLVIYDQKPGKGFEPTIKISA; this is encoded by the coding sequence TTGTCTAGTTCAAACATCCCAGCCAAGATTCAGACCCAATTGTGGGCTTTGGCGGCGGGTCGATGTGAATTTTCAGGATGCAACAAGCTCCTTGTCGGGGATCTAATCGCTGGCAAGGAAGACGGAAAGTTCGGTTTCATCGCGCATATTGTGGCAGATAGCGAGAATGGTCCGAGGGGTGACAAAGTCCGTTCGCCACTTCTCGCCCGCGACATCAGCAACCTGATGCTAATGTGTCCCGTCCATCACAAGGAAATCGACGTAGATCACGTGGACGACTATCCGGAAGAAACGCTCGTGGCAATGAAGCGCGAGCACGAAGAGCGGATCGAGACTGTTACAGATATGGACTCTGACCGCGCAGCTCATGTGCTCCGTTTCGCGGCAACTATCGGCCAGATGGACTCGCTGGTTTCCACCAAAGCCATCTTTGCCGCTATGCCGCCCGACAGACATCCGGCGGAGCGACGAACCATCGACATCGAGCTAAATTCCGAAATCAAGGATGATGAACCGGGATTTTGGGGCATGCAAAGCGCGCATCTGCATCGTCAGTTTCAACGCAAGGTGAAGGAGCGGATAGAGCAGAAGGAGATCCTTCAGTTGAGTGTGTTTGCGCTTGCTCCGCAGCCTCTTCTCATTGAGCTCGGTACATTGCTGGGTGACATCATGCCCGTGTGTGTTCACCAAAAATATCGCGAGCCATCTACTTGGAAATGGCAACTCCACCAGCCGTCGATAAATTTCAAAATTGGCGAGTACTCTGGGCCGAAGGACGTACCAGTCGCCCTCAAGCTGGCGCTCAGCGCGACCGTAGATGATCAGAGAATTCGCTCGGTTCTGGGCGATAACGCTGCAATCTGGTCGATCACGGCAGAGGATCCTCATAACGACATCATGCGAAGACAGGACGATCTTGCAATCTATAAGACTCACCTTCGCAGGCTCTTTGATCGGATCAAGGCCCACCACGGCGAGGATGCGACTATCAACGTATTTCCTGTTCTTCCGGCTTCCGCGGCTGTCGAAACGGGTCGCTCTCGAATGCCCAAAGCCGATCTGCCTTTGGTGATCTACGATCAAAAACCGGGGAAGGGGTTCGAGCCAACGATCAAGATTAGCGCTTAG
- a CDS encoding ThiF family adenylyltransferase — MDFTAGEARLIRECEELADLAAASDWLEEPQFGKNADGLLTWSFVLLARERRIPLRLVFPALFPDLPPFVLPADSSVRLSQHQYGEGGELCLQYRPDNWHPDCKSTDVVRSAKALLEATPKDDAFSDVESAHPADLPSLLSGCSRRFMLPPDTARLLRLRLAGHATDIHMTLERRVGGSEVLVARIASIGLDSGLRVPIDGAGFGGRVVPGVLYRLPDIRQIPDLHPEELKGLLYQYLPSWLRKWVEDAGDMLVVMSNGRREVLLRVRHNGSKRKIDLFHTFEPPKARERRLHGKMFRESSICIIGAGSLGSKVAASLAREGVGHFMLLDNDVLWSDNLVRNELDEMDVGHHKAVSLRHRLLRINPAVKVGALGMSLTSQSAVQHIAQLSEIISTCDLVIDTTADSGVFRMAAAICTQKRKPLVWGRVYAGGLGGLIARSIPSEDPPPLTAATQLRAWCDEKGMAPPEGREHNYGVQGDGDDEPLFASDGDVGVIANRLARHALDALEITEMRVHPEPAYFIGLRKGWIFEHPFDTHPVIFAPHEGWEKGSTSCAEEGVERVMTHLGVQDDA, encoded by the coding sequence ATGGACTTCACAGCCGGCGAAGCGCGGCTAATCCGTGAGTGTGAAGAGCTCGCTGACCTAGCCGCGGCATCAGATTGGCTGGAAGAACCCCAATTCGGCAAAAACGCCGATGGCCTGCTGACTTGGTCGTTTGTTCTGCTCGCCAGGGAGCGTCGCATTCCATTGCGGCTGGTTTTCCCGGCACTTTTTCCAGATCTGCCACCATTTGTACTTCCAGCCGACAGCTCGGTCCGGCTATCCCAGCACCAGTATGGCGAGGGTGGCGAACTATGCCTTCAGTATAGACCGGATAACTGGCACCCCGACTGCAAAAGCACGGATGTGGTCCGGAGTGCCAAAGCACTTCTCGAGGCAACCCCAAAGGACGATGCTTTCTCAGACGTGGAAAGCGCTCATCCAGCCGACTTACCTTCTTTGCTCTCGGGGTGCTCCCGGCGCTTCATGCTACCGCCTGACACCGCACGGCTTTTAAGGTTGCGCCTTGCCGGACACGCAACCGATATTCATATGACTTTGGAGCGCCGGGTTGGGGGTTCTGAAGTTCTTGTTGCTCGCATCGCGAGCATCGGGCTGGATTCTGGTTTACGGGTGCCGATTGATGGTGCGGGATTTGGGGGAAGGGTGGTTCCTGGGGTCCTATATCGATTGCCCGATATTCGACAAATTCCAGATCTGCATCCCGAAGAGTTGAAGGGGCTCTTGTACCAGTACCTACCTTCATGGCTCCGTAAATGGGTAGAAGACGCCGGCGACATGTTGGTTGTCATGTCAAATGGTAGGCGAGAGGTATTGTTGCGCGTTCGGCACAATGGATCGAAACGAAAGATTGACCTGTTTCATACCTTTGAACCGCCGAAAGCTAGAGAACGCCGACTCCACGGGAAGATGTTTCGAGAATCTAGCATCTGCATCATTGGCGCAGGTTCGCTGGGATCAAAAGTGGCCGCCAGTCTTGCGCGCGAAGGCGTCGGTCATTTCATGTTGCTGGATAATGATGTTCTTTGGTCCGACAACTTGGTTCGAAACGAACTCGATGAAATGGATGTGGGGCATCACAAGGCAGTTTCTCTAAGGCACAGATTGTTGCGAATAAATCCGGCAGTGAAAGTCGGTGCTTTGGGTATGAGTCTGACGTCTCAATCCGCTGTCCAGCATATTGCTCAGTTGAGCGAGATCATAAGCACTTGTGATCTCGTCATAGATACGACGGCTGATAGCGGAGTGTTTCGAATGGCAGCGGCCATTTGCACGCAGAAGCGTAAACCCCTCGTTTGGGGACGAGTCTACGCGGGAGGGCTCGGAGGATTGATTGCACGAAGTATCCCGTCTGAAGATCCGCCACCACTGACCGCTGCAACTCAATTGCGAGCATGGTGCGACGAGAAAGGTATGGCACCGCCAGAGGGCCGCGAGCACAATTACGGGGTGCAAGGTGATGGCGACGATGAACCCCTCTTCGCTTCTGACGGCGATGTGGGTGTCATTGCCAATAGGCTGGCACGTCACGCCCTAGACGCCCTGGAAATCACAGAGATGAGAGTTCATCCGGAACCTGCCTACTTTATCGGGCTGCGCAAAGGTTGGATCTTTGAACATCCCTTCGACACCCACCCAGTTATTTTCGCTCCTCACGAAGGATGGGAAAAGGGCAGCACTAGTTGTGCAGAAGAGGGCGTTGAACGCGTCATGACTCACCTTGGAGTACAAGATGACGCTTAG
- a CDS encoding Mov34/MPN/PAD-1 family protein, with amino-acid sequence MTLSLTVSRSQLAKMQTHLKKGGNREIGGWLVAEQTAPGKFDLVGLTVDLEAGTRDRFDSLPEPHSQQMDRILLENSGRAGRVDYLGEWHSHPTFPPIPSEIDVAAMTDMVENSGPSFAALVIVRLIANASIQATITTFQRGQLPEAGQLIIADEVSEAEFGEGWQLPEH; translated from the coding sequence ATGACGCTTAGCCTCACAGTCTCACGCTCGCAGCTTGCTAAAATGCAGACCCACCTCAAGAAGGGCGGCAACCGCGAGATCGGCGGGTGGTTGGTTGCAGAACAGACAGCTCCGGGAAAATTTGATCTCGTCGGTTTGACCGTCGATCTTGAGGCAGGGACACGAGATCGTTTCGATAGTTTACCTGAGCCCCACTCACAACAGATGGATCGAATCTTGCTGGAGAACAGCGGTCGCGCTGGACGGGTTGACTATCTTGGCGAGTGGCACTCGCACCCGACATTCCCACCAATACCTAGCGAGATCGACGTGGCCGCGATGACGGATATGGTAGAAAACAGCGGACCTTCGTTTGCGGCGTTGGTAATCGTCCGTCTAATCGCCAACGCCTCGATTCAGGCTACTATTACCACGTTTCAACGTGGCCAATTGCCCGAGGCCGGCCAGTTGATAATTGCGGATGAAGTTTCAGAAGCTGAATTTGGCGAGGGTTGGCAACTGCCGGAACACTAG
- a CDS encoding nucleotidyltransferase, which translates to MEFPLTNTRPVDQLLEDLVEELQVSPGRYEQAERSYKSLGEWLHRPDSTVRDGSPDVYVQGSFRLGTAIRPASDEEDYDIDMVCRLDYEKSALTQAELKRRVGVEVKAYARRYGMSKPEDGRRCWTLVYADGAQFHMDVLPAVPDFEKRRYLSEAGPALARLGATALAITDKEHDGFRQEGGRWPRSNPKGYALWFRDRMGQAFRSRALNEARRMQASVEDVPAWRVRTPLQGAIQILKRHRDLMFSDRPDDKPISILITTLAAHAYNQEERLSDALFSILHGMDRYITRRNGVDWVENPADPEENFADKWEKHSERRDAFHEWLQQARSDFASADQALTADGVGAVLSERMGQGLVERALGRRNPVRKPGVPARLVRAVNLVLAPAYMRRPRWPQAAEGSVTIRTASFTQQGFRPQSFVSNAAPLPRNCSLRFEADTTVTGRFKVYWQIVNTGREAEDADCLRGGFSPDAAVRGGLSHSESTLYRGQHSIECFIVKNGKLAARSGQFIVNIG; encoded by the coding sequence ATGGAATTCCCTTTGACGAATACCAGGCCTGTTGATCAATTATTGGAAGACTTAGTTGAGGAGCTTCAGGTCTCGCCCGGTCGGTATGAACAGGCTGAGCGCAGTTACAAGTCGCTCGGCGAGTGGTTGCACCGGCCGGACTCGACTGTTCGGGATGGCAGTCCCGACGTGTATGTGCAGGGTTCATTTCGGCTGGGGACTGCAATACGGCCCGCGTCAGACGAAGAAGACTATGACATCGATATGGTCTGCCGCCTCGATTACGAGAAGTCGGCACTGACCCAGGCAGAGCTGAAACGTCGCGTTGGCGTCGAAGTCAAAGCCTATGCCCGGCGATATGGCATGAGCAAACCCGAAGACGGGCGCCGTTGTTGGACCCTGGTCTACGCAGATGGCGCACAGTTTCACATGGATGTCCTGCCTGCGGTGCCTGACTTCGAGAAGCGGCGCTATCTGAGTGAAGCGGGCCCCGCGCTTGCCCGACTGGGGGCAACTGCGCTCGCGATCACAGACAAGGAACACGACGGCTTCCGGCAGGAAGGCGGCCGCTGGCCGCGCAGCAATCCCAAAGGCTATGCGCTCTGGTTTCGCGATCGGATGGGCCAGGCGTTCAGAAGTCGTGCTCTCAACGAGGCGCGCAGGATGCAGGCCAGCGTTGAGGATGTTCCTGCATGGCGGGTGCGTACCCCTCTGCAGGGCGCTATCCAGATCCTTAAACGCCATCGCGATCTCATGTTCAGCGACCGGCCGGATGACAAGCCGATCTCCATCCTGATCACGACCCTTGCTGCACATGCCTATAACCAGGAGGAACGCCTATCCGATGCGCTGTTCTCGATCCTTCACGGAATGGACCGGTATATTACCCGTCGCAATGGCGTGGACTGGGTCGAAAACCCGGCCGACCCCGAGGAAAATTTTGCTGACAAGTGGGAAAAGCACTCCGAACGCCGGGACGCATTCCATGAGTGGCTTCAGCAGGCCCGCAGCGATTTTGCATCGGCAGACCAGGCTCTCACTGCCGACGGTGTTGGTGCCGTCCTCAGCGAACGCATGGGGCAGGGGCTGGTCGAACGCGCACTGGGGCGTCGCAATCCGGTCAGGAAACCGGGTGTTCCCGCGCGGCTGGTCCGTGCGGTGAATCTAGTCCTTGCGCCAGCCTATATGCGAAGACCGCGATGGCCGCAGGCTGCGGAAGGCAGCGTGACTATTCGTACGGCGAGCTTCACGCAGCAGGGATTCAGGCCGCAGAGCTTCGTGAGCAATGCCGCGCCGCTTCCCAGAAATTGCAGCCTGCGCTTTGAGGCGGACACAACGGTGACCGGGCGTTTCAAGGTCTACTGGCAGATCGTGAACACCGGAAGGGAAGCCGAGGATGCGGATTGCCTGCGTGGGGGCTTCAGCCCGGACGCGGCGGTCCGGGGAGGTCTGTCCCATTCTGAGAGCACCCTCTATCGGGGCCAGCACAGCATTGAGTGTTTCATTGTGAAGAATGGCAAACTGGCCGCGCGCAGCGGTCAGTTCATCGTGAATATTGGCTGA